In Caldisericia bacterium, a genomic segment contains:
- the aroF gene encoding 3-deoxy-7-phosphoheptulonate synthase codes for MILILKKGVKDEEIEALIEKIKEVGLIPHISKGEEKVIIGLIGDARAKDRNYWLNFPQVEDAIRILKPFKLASREFKKENTIINVNSVKIGDKGIVFMAGPCAVEGREMVFKIAEIVKNYGAKILRGGVFKPRTSPYSFRGLGKEGIKYLREVKETFNLPIITEVMSESQIELLNDTVDIIQIGARNMQNFSLLEEVGKLNKPILLKRGMSATIEEFLLAAEYILSNGNHNVILCERGIRTFETYTRNTLDISAIPVLKSITHLPIVVDPSHATGDRNLVIPVSLASIAAGADGILVEVHIEPEKALSDGYQSLYPEQFKELVEKSKLVSNSIGRYVE; via the coding sequence ATGATTTTAATTTTAAAGAAGGGTGTAAAAGATGAAGAAATTGAGGCACTAATTGAAAAAATTAAAGAAGTTGGATTAATTCCACATATCTCTAAAGGTGAAGAAAAGGTTATAATTGGTTTAATTGGTGATGCAAGAGCAAAAGATAGAAACTATTGGCTTAATTTTCCTCAAGTTGAAGATGCAATTAGAATTTTAAAACCTTTTAAGCTTGCAAGTAGAGAATTTAAAAAAGAAAATACAATAATTAATGTTAATTCAGTAAAAATTGGTGATAAAGGAATTGTTTTTATGGCTGGTCCATGTGCTGTTGAAGGAAGAGAAATGGTTTTTAAAATTGCTGAAATAGTCAAAAATTATGGAGCAAAAATTTTAAGAGGGGGTGTTTTTAAACCAAGAACATCTCCATATAGTTTTAGAGGCTTAGGAAAAGAAGGGATTAAATATTTAAGAGAGGTAAAAGAAACCTTTAATCTTCCCATTATAACAGAAGTTATGTCAGAGAGCCAAATTGAACTTTTAAATGATACAGTTGACATAATTCAGATTGGAGCACGGAATATGCAAAACTTTTCGCTTCTTGAGGAGGTTGGAAAACTGAATAAGCCAATTCTTTTAAAAAGAGGAATGTCTGCAACAATTGAAGAGTTTCTACTTGCAGCAGAATATATACTTTCAAATGGGAATCATAATGTAATTTTATGCGAAAGAGGAATAAGAACATTTGAAACTTATACAAGAAATACACTTGATATATCTGCAATTCCAGTTTTAAAATCAATAACACATCTTCCAATTGTGGTTGATCCATCCCATGCAACTGGTGATAGAAATCTTGTAATTCCAGTATCTCTTGCATCAATTGCAGCAGGTGCAGATGGAATTTTAGTTGAGGTACATATTGAACCTGAAAAAGCACTTTCAGATGGTTATCAATCTCTATATCCAGAACAATTTAAAGAATTAGTTGAAAAAAGTAAACTTGTAAGTAATTCAATTGGAAGATATGTTGAATAG
- the aroH gene encoding chorismate mutase — MRILRGAITVDENSEDSIKNGVINLFEEIIKVNNLRKEEILGVIFTMTDDLTKIFPSKIVREKFNLKETPFLDLEHKKIDGALEKCIRVMIFVDGEKKLIPVYLGKAKSLREDLFGGAT, encoded by the coding sequence GTGAGGATTTTAAGAGGTGCAATAACAGTGGATGAAAATAGTGAAGATTCAATTAAGAATGGAGTAATTAATCTTTTTGAAGAGATAATTAAGGTTAATAACTTAAGAAAAGAGGAGATTTTAGGTGTCATTTTTACGATGACAGATGATCTTACAAAAATTTTTCCATCTAAAATTGTAAGAGAGAAATTTAATTTAAAAGAAACACCATTTCTTGATCTTGAACATAAAAAAATAGATGGAGCACTTGAGAAATGTATCAGAGTGATGATTTTTGTTGATGGAGAAAAAAAGTTAATTCCAGTTTATCTTGGAAAAGCAAAATCTTTAAGGGAGGATCTATTTGGAGGTGCAACATGA
- a CDS encoding transcriptional regulator has product MKNKVFEFDEILHEKTRLMILGLLLKEKELSFTDLKEALNLTDGNLTSHLRTLEINGVIEVRKLFIGRKPKTYYRFTKEGKERFIKYLETIENFLKNLINEKEV; this is encoded by the coding sequence ATGAAAAACAAAGTTTTTGAGTTTGATGAAATTCTACATGAAAAAACTAGACTTATGATTTTAGGTTTGCTTTTAAAAGAAAAAGAACTTTCTTTTACAGATTTAAAAGAGGCTTTAAATTTAACTGATGGAAATTTAACATCACATCTTAGAACACTTGAGATAAATGGAGTTATAGAGGTAAGAAAATTATTCATTGGTAGAAAACCAAAAACTTATTATAGATTTACAAAAGAGGGAAAGGAAAGATTTATTAAATATTTAGAAACAATTGAAAATTTTTTAAAAAACTTGATTAATGAAAAGGAGGTTTAA
- a CDS encoding ABC transporter ATP-binding protein, whose translation MVVIEVKDLKKYYGEIKAVDGVSFYVSKGEVFGMVGPNGAGKTTTIECIEGLRKPTSGEIRVLGLNPYEKREILYKRISVQLQETRYQDKIKVYEILKLFSSFYEKPLNYEYLLERFELKTLKNSFVSDLSGGQKQKLSIILALLPNPEIIFLDELTTGLDPKARRDMWKFILDLKKEGKTIFLTTHYMEEAENLCDRVAIIDHGKIIALDAPENIIKMSNLNEIITFEGEFMPQEKFYQIKGLTNFISQNGIITLFGKGEDFLKNVVDFLYTNKIYFKNLKTKKPNLEDVYLSLTGRVYEEAKQ comes from the coding sequence ATGGTTGTAATTGAGGTTAAAGATTTAAAGAAGTATTATGGAGAAATTAAAGCAGTTGATGGAGTTAGTTTTTACGTTTCTAAAGGAGAGGTTTTTGGAATGGTTGGTCCAAATGGTGCTGGAAAAACTACAACAATCGAGTGTATTGAAGGTCTAAGAAAACCAACATCAGGTGAAATTAGAGTTTTAGGTTTAAATCCTTATGAAAAGAGAGAAATACTTTATAAGAGGATAAGCGTTCAACTTCAAGAAACAAGATATCAAGATAAAATAAAAGTTTATGAGATTTTAAAACTATTTTCTTCGTTTTATGAAAAACCATTAAATTATGAATATCTTTTGGAAAGATTTGAACTAAAAACATTGAAAAATAGTTTTGTTTCAGATTTATCAGGTGGTCAAAAACAAAAACTATCGATAATTCTTGCACTACTTCCAAATCCAGAAATTATTTTTTTAGATGAATTAACAACTGGATTAGATCCAAAGGCAAGAAGAGATATGTGGAAATTTATTTTAGATTTGAAAAAAGAAGGGAAAACAATATTTTTAACAACTCATTATATGGAAGAGGCTGAAAATTTATGTGATAGAGTTGCAATAATAGACCATGGAAAAATAATTGCTCTTGATGCTCCTGAAAACATAATAAAAATGAGTAATCTTAATGAAATAATTACTTTTGAGGGAGAATTTATGCCTCAAGAAAAATTCTATCAAATTAAAGGATTAACAAATTTTATCTCTCAAAATGGCATAATAACTCTTTTTGGGAAAGGAGAAGATTTCTTAAAAAATGTTGTTGATTTTTTATATACAAATAAGATTTATTTTAAAAATTTAAAAACAAAAAAACCTAATCTTGAGGATGTTTATCTTTCTTTAACAGGAAGGGTTTATGAGGAGGCTAAACAATGA
- a CDS encoding ABC transporter permease, producing MKTLKELIKIDFKLLLREFVVVFFSIIFPVAIILMMGGIYGNKPTPYFGGFGSIDVMVPSYLGIVLAVNGLMSLPLTLVEYRDKKILKRYMATPLKPIYVIISQIVVNFILTLIGFILLYLVGKSVFDLKFYGNIFLFSISFIFSTLSLFSIGFIIASLVSNPRTANTIAYIIYFPMLFLSGSTIPLENFPKFMLFISKFLPLTYIVDLFKRTWLNSDISWIKINLSLKLDFLVIILIMIVSLIVSLLTFKWYYD from the coding sequence ATGAAAACACTTAAGGAGTTAATAAAAATTGATTTTAAACTTCTTTTAAGAGAGTTTGTTGTGGTTTTCTTCTCAATAATTTTTCCAGTAGCAATAATTTTAATGATGGGCGGAATTTATGGTAATAAACCTACTCCTTATTTTGGAGGTTTTGGTTCAATTGATGTAATGGTTCCATCTTATCTTGGAATAGTATTAGCAGTTAATGGACTTATGAGTTTACCATTAACTCTCGTTGAATATAGAGATAAAAAAATTTTAAAGAGATACATGGCAACACCTCTAAAACCAATTTATGTAATCATTTCTCAAATAGTTGTAAATTTTATTTTAACCTTGATAGGATTTATTCTTTTGTATTTAGTTGGAAAATCTGTTTTTGATTTGAAGTTTTATGGAAATATATTTTTATTTTCTATCTCTTTTATTTTTTCAACTTTATCACTTTTCTCAATTGGTTTTATAATTGCAAGTTTAGTTTCAAATCCAAGAACTGCAAATACTATTGCATATATAATTTACTTTCCAATGCTTTTCTTATCTGGATCAACTATTCCGCTTGAAAATTTTCCAAAATTTATGCTTTTCATATCTAAATTTCTTCCATTAACTTATATAGTTGATCTATTTAAAAGAACATGGCTCAATAGTGATATATCATGGATAAAAATAAATCTAAGTCTAAAATTAGATTTTTTAGTTATTATATTAATAATGATTGTTTCTCTTATTGTTTCACTTCTTACCTTTAAATGGTATTATGATTAA
- a CDS encoding DUF2268 domain-containing putative Zn-dependent protease (predicted Zn-dependent protease with a strongly conserved HExxH motif) → MKIKIMKLINGFDDFKKLVEENEQMIPKIWIDKYYSKYKDIFDAMLKYLYHLNINDLMKIVENIDFKHLYYKAQLSIENNLTEKVILLIKKCNKILKINEKFNVYFLVGLGHVDGTSLLIKDYKPFIYFGLERLHHTNLNYLVPHEFNHLARLSKFKFLKEKLKFKDYLIYEGLATYFSIYFNKLEINRKIEAEALFLPEETIDYLYKNKEDILKEIKEVLEFEMNNKLMIEFFTYDKEKNFKKGYFAGLKIIEKLINNGEDIKILTFKETDEILKKYYN, encoded by the coding sequence TTGAAAATAAAAATTATGAAATTAATAAATGGGTTTGATGATTTTAAAAAATTAGTTGAAGAAAATGAGCAGATGATTCCAAAAATTTGGATAGATAAATATTATTCAAAATATAAAGATATTTTTGATGCAATGCTCAAATATCTATACCATTTAAATATTAATGATCTTATGAAAATAGTAGAAAACATTGATTTTAAACATTTATATTATAAAGCACAATTATCAATAGAAAATAATTTAACAGAAAAGGTCATCTTATTAATAAAAAAATGTAATAAGATTTTAAAAATCAATGAAAAATTTAATGTTTATTTCCTCGTTGGACTTGGACATGTTGATGGAACATCATTATTAATAAAAGATTATAAACCTTTTATCTATTTTGGTTTAGAGAGATTACATCACACTAATTTAAATTATCTTGTACCCCATGAATTTAATCACCTTGCAAGATTATCTAAATTTAAATTTTTAAAAGAGAAATTAAAGTTTAAGGATTATCTCATTTATGAAGGTTTAGCAACTTATTTTTCTATTTATTTTAATAAGTTAGAAATAAATAGAAAAATTGAAGCAGAAGCATTGTTTCTTCCTGAAGAGACTATTGATTACTTATATAAAAATAAAGAAGATATTTTGAAAGAAATTAAAGAAGTTTTAGAATTTGAAATGAATAATAAATTGATGATTGAATTTTTTACATATGATAAAGAAAAGAATTTCAAAAAAGGTTATTTTGCTGGATTAAAGATCATAGAAAAGTTAATAAATAATGGTGAAGATATAAAAATTCTTACTTTTAAAGAAACTGATGAAATTTTAAAAAAATATTATAATTAA
- a CDS encoding DUF5668 domain-containing protein has protein sequence MFGLILIALGLLFLLKNLGIISGDVWGIFWPILLIILGLWILVDSFKKKKIFKNFFNCGRDIWEEYTFEKKEKKEK, from the coding sequence ATGTTCGGTTTAATTTTAATAGCATTAGGTCTGCTTTTTTTACTTAAAAATTTAGGGATTATTTCAGGGGATGTTTGGGGAATATTCTGGCCAATCTTACTTATAATACTTGGTCTTTGGATTTTAGTTGATTCTTTTAAAAAAAAGAAAATCTTTAAAAATTTTTTTAACTGTGGAAGAGATATTTGGGAAGAATATACATTTGAAAAAAAGGAAAAGAAAGAGAAATAA
- a CDS encoding GAF domain-containing sensor histidine kinase — MKAIDKFENYTKEELLKEINKLTKKIISLEKEKEDLIIDKQRVKRLNRIYTILSKINELIIRTKNKKDLLKNACKIAVEDGLFKMVWVGFIDKKTKLVKPYTYWGYNKGYLESIIISAKDIPEGQGPTGTCIREGKPCIFNNLLSNPKMKIWINKALKRGYRSTGAFPIKINGQTIGAFTFHASEPDFFNEEEIKLLETLSEDISFALTHIESEKQKEQYEKKLKKSREQLRRLSIHLQNISEIERANIAHELHDEFGQILIAIKMNLFLLKNGAQNLDTEYIKKIETTIELIEKIINRVRTISMELRPVVLDKLGLGAAIEWQISEFKKLSNIEYEFINKLPTNLKLNPQISITIFRIFQEALTNAYKHSKANKIKVILEIKKGKIWLLVKDNGVGIKKNQINDCKTFGLIGMKERVYSLNGKINIRSSSNKGTEIKVLIPLNDKNDRNFSSR, encoded by the coding sequence ATGAAAGCAATTGACAAATTTGAAAATTATACTAAAGAGGAACTACTTAAAGAAATAAATAAACTTACCAAAAAAATCATTTCATTAGAGAAAGAAAAGGAAGATTTAATTATAGATAAACAAAGAGTTAAAAGATTAAATAGAATATACACAATATTAAGTAAAATAAATGAACTTATAATAAGAACGAAAAATAAAAAAGATTTATTAAAAAATGCATGTAAGATTGCTGTTGAAGATGGCTTATTTAAAATGGTTTGGGTTGGATTTATTGATAAAAAAACAAAATTAGTTAAACCTTATACATATTGGGGGTATAATAAAGGATATTTAGAATCAATCATAATTTCTGCAAAAGATATACCAGAAGGACAAGGCCCAACTGGCACATGTATTAGAGAAGGTAAACCTTGTATTTTTAATAATTTACTATCTAACCCTAAAATGAAAATTTGGATTAATAAAGCTTTGAAAAGAGGATATAGATCTACTGGTGCTTTTCCAATAAAAATAAACGGACAAACAATAGGTGCATTTACATTCCACGCAAGTGAACCAGATTTTTTCAACGAAGAAGAAATTAAGCTTCTTGAAACTTTGTCAGAAGATATCTCATTTGCATTAACACATATTGAATCTGAGAAACAAAAAGAACAGTATGAGAAAAAATTAAAAAAATCAAGGGAACAGTTAAGAAGATTGTCAATACATTTACAGAATATAAGTGAAATTGAAAGAGCCAATATTGCACATGAACTTCATGATGAATTTGGTCAAATTCTAATTGCAATAAAGATGAATTTATTTTTATTAAAAAATGGTGCACAAAATTTAGATACAGAATATATAAAAAAAATTGAAACAACTATTGAATTAATAGAGAAAATTATTAACAGAGTAAGAACTATATCAATGGAATTAAGACCTGTAGTTTTAGATAAATTAGGATTAGGAGCAGCTATAGAGTGGCAAATATCAGAATTTAAAAAATTATCAAATATTGAATATGAATTTATAAATAAATTGCCCACTAACTTAAAACTCAATCCCCAAATATCAATTACTATTTTTAGAATATTTCAAGAAGCTTTAACAAATGCTTATAAACATTCTAAAGCAAACAAGATAAAGGTTATATTAGAAATAAAAAAAGGCAAAATTTGGTTATTAGTAAAAGATAATGGTGTTGGAATTAAAAAAAATCAAATTAATGATTGTAAAACATTTGGTTTAATAGGAATGAAGGAAAGGGTTTATTCTTTAAATGGTAAAATTAATATCAGAAGTAGTAGTAATAAGGGAACTGAAATAAAGGTTTTAATACCACTAAATGATAAAAATGATAGAAATTTTAGTAGCCGATGA
- a CDS encoding response regulator transcription factor → MIKMIEILVADDHPIIREEVKQILKNEPDIVVKSEASNGVEVLKLIKKNKYDLILLDISLPKKDGLEVLKEIKAKLPKIPILILSIHSDEYFIIDAIKNGASGYITKDTMPEELIKAIRIVYSGQIYINQNVTQALVDNIKYNREEQPHNILSLRELQVMIKIGEGKSIKEIANELSISSKTVSTYKRRILEKLGLKNNSEIIKYVMRHKLL, encoded by the coding sequence ATGATAAAAATGATAGAAATTTTAGTAGCCGATGATCATCCTATAATAAGAGAAGAGGTAAAACAAATTTTAAAAAATGAACCAGATATTGTTGTTAAAAGCGAAGCATCAAATGGTGTTGAAGTATTAAAATTAATTAAAAAGAATAAATATGATTTAATATTACTAGATATATCATTGCCAAAAAAGGATGGCTTAGAGGTTTTAAAAGAAATTAAAGCAAAATTACCAAAAATTCCAATATTAATATTAAGCATACATTCAGATGAATATTTTATAATTGATGCAATTAAAAATGGTGCTTCTGGATATATCACAAAAGATACAATGCCTGAAGAGTTAATTAAAGCAATAAGAATAGTTTATAGTGGTCAAATATATATAAATCAAAATGTAACTCAAGCATTAGTGGATAATATTAAATATAACAGAGAAGAGCAACCTCATAATATTTTATCTTTAAGAGAATTACAAGTTATGATTAAAATTGGAGAAGGAAAATCAATAAAAGAAATTGCCAATGAACTTTCGATAAGCAGTAAAACTGTAAGTACTTATAAAAGGAGAATTTTGGAAAAATTGGGGTTAAAAAATAACTCAGAAATAATTAAATATGTTATGAGACATAAACTTTTATAA
- a CDS encoding NCS1 family transporter, producing the protein MKTNNFKEACNKTIIIKKNILINREILPTKSEQRIMSWSDIIWLWLGMAAQMGVFLLGASLVGKLSFYESILAILLGNFGASIILILIGDIGIEHGINFPTYIRVPFGYFGSYIPMILRSIAGICWFGIQTYFAATAIDLIIKHFFKFTNVPLWFFVFGVIQIIITAKGIKWIKFVENFAAPLLLILCLYIIFIFISRSSFIYILSYPIKQKISFWSAVTINLSYWSTVSINIPDFSRFMKNYKGTKNFLRRNFHSVIGQTIGAPLGMLIFAIVGIISHIVTGYGNPVEAIYSMLPTAFFIIIGLIIIILAQLSTNIAANLFAPGNILSTIFSPKINFSKGIIIAGLFGLLTFPWILINFFLTYLPTVGALLSPVAGIIISDYYLIRKRKLSIKHLFTTGEYLYFKGYNPAAIIAYLVAIIFGLKYLKYSWLISLPVSLILYYILMKYIISKVYIQEEIKDKSDDKFLNTSINNEIDILIEN; encoded by the coding sequence ATGAAGACAAATAATTTTAAAGAAGCTTGCAATAAAACAATAATAATTAAAAAAAATATATTAATTAATAGAGAAATATTACCAACTAAAAGTGAACAAAGAATAATGTCTTGGAGTGATATTATTTGGTTATGGTTAGGGATGGCTGCACAGATGGGTGTTTTTCTTTTAGGTGCTTCATTAGTTGGCAAATTGTCTTTTTATGAATCTATTCTTGCAATTTTATTAGGAAATTTTGGTGCATCGATAATTTTAATTTTAATTGGTGATATTGGGATAGAACATGGAATAAATTTTCCAACTTATATAAGAGTACCTTTTGGTTATTTTGGAAGTTATATTCCAATGATATTAAGAAGTATAGCAGGTATATGTTGGTTTGGCATTCAAACATATTTCGCAGCCACTGCAATTGATTTAATTATTAAACATTTTTTTAAATTTACAAATGTGCCTTTATGGTTTTTTGTGTTTGGTGTTATTCAAATAATTATTACTGCAAAAGGTATAAAGTGGATAAAATTTGTAGAAAATTTTGCTGCTCCCTTATTATTAATTTTGTGCTTATACATAATATTTATTTTTATATCCAGATCTTCATTTATTTATATTCTTTCATATCCTATAAAACAGAAGATATCATTTTGGAGTGCAGTTACTATTAATTTAAGTTATTGGAGCACTGTTTCTATTAATATTCCTGATTTTTCTAGGTTCATGAAAAATTATAAAGGTACAAAAAATTTTTTAAGAAGAAATTTTCATAGTGTAATTGGACAAACAATTGGTGCACCATTAGGAATGTTAATTTTTGCAATTGTTGGTATTATTAGTCATATTGTAACAGGGTATGGTAATCCAGTAGAAGCGATTTATTCAATGCTACCTACAGCTTTTTTTATTATAATTGGACTTATAATAATAATTCTTGCACAATTAAGTACTAATATAGCAGCAAATTTATTTGCACCTGGAAATATATTAAGTACAATATTTTCTCCAAAAATTAATTTTTCTAAAGGTATAATTATTGCTGGTTTATTTGGATTGTTAACATTTCCATGGATATTAATCAATTTCTTTTTAACATATCTTCCTACCGTTGGTGCATTACTTTCGCCAGTTGCTGGAATAATAATTTCAGACTACTATTTAATTAGAAAAAGAAAATTATCAATTAAACACCTCTTTACAACTGGAGAATATTTATATTTCAAAGGATATAACCCTGCTGCAATAATAGCATATTTAGTAGCGATAATTTTTGGTTTAAAATACTTAAAATATTCTTGGTTAATTTCTTTGCCTGTATCTTTGATATTATATTATATATTAATGAAATATATAATCTCGAAAGTATATATACAGGAAGAAATTAAAGATAAATCAGATGATAAATTCCTTAATACTAGCATTAATAATGAAATCGATATTTTAATTGAAAATTAA
- a CDS encoding cysteine hydrolase, translated as MNEKIIVKAEPYDYEFVPSETALLIIDMQNDFINPGGFGEFLGNDVSLLRKAIEPTRKVLEAVRKTNVIKVIHTREGHRPDLSDCPISKRKRGNLRIGIGDMGPMGRVLIRGYKGHDIIDELKPIDGEPIIDKPGKGAFYSTDLHLILQNWGIKYLIVTGVTTEVCVHTTVREANDRGYECLVLEDCVASYFPEFQEVGIKMIKAQGGIFGWVSNSNEFINSIKKLIK; from the coding sequence ATGAACGAAAAAATTATAGTTAAAGCAGAACCATATGATTATGAATTTGTTCCTTCAGAAACAGCACTTTTAATTATTGATATGCAAAATGATTTTATAAATCCAGGTGGTTTTGGAGAGTTTTTAGGAAATGATGTTAGCTTATTAAGAAAAGCTATTGAACCTACTAGAAAAGTATTAGAGGCTGTACGTAAGACAAATGTAATAAAAGTTATACATACAAGAGAAGGGCATAGACCAGATTTATCAGATTGTCCTATTAGTAAAAGAAAAAGAGGAAATTTAAGAATTGGAATTGGCGATATGGGACCTATGGGTAGAGTGTTGATTAGAGGTTATAAAGGACACGATATTATTGATGAATTAAAACCAATTGATGGTGAGCCAATTATTGATAAACCCGGAAAAGGAGCCTTTTATTCAACAGATTTACATTTAATTTTACAAAATTGGGGCATTAAATATCTAATTGTTACAGGTGTCACAACTGAAGTTTGTGTACATACAACTGTTCGAGAAGCGAATGATAGAGGATACGAATGTTTAGTTTTAGAAGATTGTGTTGCTTCTTACTTTCCAGAATTTCAAGAAGTAGGAATCAAAATGATTAAGGCACAAGGCGGAATATTTGGTTGGGTAAGTAATTCAAATGAATTTATCAATTCAATTAAAAAGTTAATAAAATAA
- a CDS encoding DUF1116 domain-containing protein, translating to MDIKELFKSEIQVINIGLNNFKESLDRAGFKSVNVDWSPPEGGDIEILELLEKFETIKTKIDVYKANEEAVNRVLFSKPKLVGMAKAIDVIPGMKKNMILHAGPPITWERMCGPMKGAIFGAIFFEGLAKNEREAEEMIKNGEIEFSPCHNHQAVGPMAGVISPNMSVYIVENETYGNKAFSPLNDEGVVKSLRMGAYTPEVIERLKWMEQNFYPAIDKAIRYLGSIDLKAIIAQALHMGDEGHSRHKASTSLLFRILAPAIVKTTKDSCLAEQILKSIDVNDFTFLNLSMAAAKVSLDAARNIYGSTMVVAMARNGVEFGIQISGLGDEWFTAKAEIPTNALYFGKFTKEVANPDIGDSSITETYGLGAFALACSPTFIQFVKGTVNDAIYKTQMMYEITLKENNVYQIPFLNFRGTPTGIDIKLVLEKGIVPFIDTAIAHKEPNIGIIGAGFAQAPFEVFKKAMTAYIQRYSYI from the coding sequence ATGGATATTAAAGAACTATTTAAAAGTGAGATACAGGTTATAAATATTGGATTAAATAATTTTAAAGAAAGTCTTGATAGGGCTGGTTTTAAATCTGTAAATGTTGATTGGTCTCCACCTGAGGGTGGAGATATTGAAATTTTAGAATTATTAGAAAAATTTGAGACAATTAAAACTAAAATTGATGTTTATAAAGCAAATGAAGAAGCTGTTAATAGGGTTTTATTTTCAAAACCAAAATTAGTAGGAATGGCAAAAGCAATTGATGTTATCCCTGGTATGAAAAAAAATATGATTTTACATGCTGGACCTCCTATAACATGGGAAAGAATGTGTGGACCCATGAAAGGTGCAATTTTTGGTGCTATATTTTTTGAAGGTTTAGCAAAAAATGAGAGAGAAGCCGAAGAGATGATTAAAAATGGTGAGATTGAATTTTCTCCTTGCCATAATCATCAAGCGGTGGGTCCTATGGCAGGTGTAATATCACCCAATATGTCAGTTTATATTGTTGAAAATGAAACATACGGTAATAAAGCTTTTTCACCTTTAAATGATGAAGGAGTAGTAAAAAGTTTAAGAATGGGTGCCTATACACCAGAAGTTATTGAAAGATTGAAATGGATGGAGCAAAACTTTTATCCAGCAATTGATAAAGCAATTAGATATTTAGGATCAATTGATTTAAAAGCAATTATTGCTCAAGCACTTCATATGGGTGATGAAGGACATAGTAGACATAAAGCATCAACTTCTTTATTGTTTAGAATACTTGCACCAGCAATTGTAAAGACAACAAAGGATTCTTGTCTTGCTGAACAAATTTTAAAATCGATTGATGTGAATGATTTTACTTTTTTAAATCTTTCTATGGCTGCTGCAAAAGTTAGTTTAGATGCCGCAAGAAATATTTATGGAAGCACTATGGTAGTAGCAATGGCAAGAAATGGTGTAGAATTTGGAATTCAAATATCTGGTCTTGGCGATGAGTGGTTTACTGCAAAAGCTGAAATACCTACAAATGCATTGTATTTTGGAAAATTTACCAAAGAAGTAGCAAATCCTGATATTGGTGATAGTTCAATAACGGAGACATATGGTCTCGGTGCTTTTGCTTTAGCCTGTTCTCCAACATTTATTCAATTTGTTAAAGGAACAGTAAATGATGCTATCTATAAAACACAAATGATGTATGAAATAACTTTAAAAGAAAACAATGTTTACCAAATACCTTTTTTGAATTTCAGAGGAACACCTACAGGTATAGATATCAAATTAGTTTTAGAGAAAGGAATAGTACCATTTATTGATACTGCTATTGCTCATAAAGAACCGAACATTGGAATAATTGGAGCTGGTTTTGCTCAGGCACCGTTCGAGGTTTTTAAAAAAGCAATGACAGCTTATATCCAAAGATATTCATATATTTAA